One window of the Esox lucius isolate fEsoLuc1 chromosome 8, fEsoLuc1.pri, whole genome shotgun sequence genome contains the following:
- the LOC109615529 gene encoding uncharacterized protein LOC109615529 translates to MICFICKRGHASANALIRHFKLVHGLCPGKSLKLKCAQRGCSHVYHSFSGLRKHLSKCCAIDRSHLDYGESSSNANSISLGDVGVLPNQNSTCESVLPKTNIENSCATVVAELKVVGVAETTINYVVSALEEVVGDVYSQTQESVKKSLSLEEPIKSLVESQIDQCFEKMQNPFVALNTESKRMQYFSDKWGKIDPVEYVLGTRFATRRNRTIGTFAQTIVKDKFVYIPIIETIQSIYKHPNIKDMMMRDSQQIPNFLYDIQDGELFKNHALFSKQRHAVQIQLFLMNLNAQIPLDQKREYIN, encoded by the coding sequence ATGATTTGTTTCATATGTAAAAGGGGGCATGCTAGTGCCAATGCCCTTATAAGGCACTTTAAGTTAGTTCATGGCCTTTGTCCAGGCAAAAGTTTGAAGTTAAAATGTGCTCAAAGAGGTTGTTCACATGTTTACCATAGTTTTTCTGGATTACGAAAGCATCTCAGCAAGTGTTGTGCGATTGACCGTTCACACCTCGATTATGGTGAAAGCTCATCCAACGCCAACTCCATTTCACTAGGGGATGTAGGTGTTTTACCAAACCAAAATTCAACTTGTGAGTCTGTACTcccaaaaacaaatatagaaaacAGTTGTGCAACAGTGGTAGCCGAACTTAAAGTTGTTGGTGTAGCAGAGACAACTATTAACTATGTTGTTAGTGCTCTAGAAGAAGTGGTTGGAGACGTTTATAGTCAAACACAAGAGTCTGTGAAAAAGAGCTTATCTTTAGAGGAGCCCATAAAAAGTTTGGTTGAGTCTCAAATTGATCAGTGTTTTGAAAAAATGCAAAATCCTTTTGTGGCATTAAACACTGAGAGTAAGAGAATGCAGTACTTTTCGGACAAATGGGGGAAAATAGATCCTGTTGAATATGTTCTCGGTACAAGATTTGCTACACGGCGTAATAGAACAATTGGAACTTTCGCCCAAACCATTGTTAAGGATAAATTTGTATATATACCAATTATTGAGACAATACAGTCGATTTATAAGCACCCTAACATTAAAGATATGATGATGAGGGATTCACAACAAATACCAAATTTTCTTTATGACATACAAGATGGAGAATTATTTAAGAATCATGCGCTCTTTTCAAAACAAAGACATGCTGTTCAGATCCAGCTTTTTTTGATGAATTTGAATGCTCAAATCCCCTTGGATCAAAAAAGGGAATACATAAATTAG